From Desmodus rotundus isolate HL8 chromosome 12, HLdesRot8A.1, whole genome shotgun sequence, one genomic window encodes:
- the DENND4B gene encoding DENN domain-containing protein 4B isoform X4 has product MAEERPPRLVDYFVIAGLAGSGAPIPEETWVPEPSGPLRPPRPAEPITDVAVIARALGEEVPQGYTCIQASAGGHPLELSAGLLGGTQPVICYRRGRDKPPLVELGVLYEGKERPKPGFQVLDTTPYSHSANLAPPGPGHPRTYLTYRRAAEGAGLHALGITDLCLVLPSKGEGTPHTYCRLPRNLNPGMNSPGPLGPSLGSLVPSSGASWTLLLLGAPHSAGGAELLGRYPEEDNEAFPLPESVPVFCLPMGATIECWPAQTKYPVPVFSTFVLTGAAGDKVYGAALQFHEAFPRARLSERQSRALGLLSAVERGRALGGRVVRSRRAIAVLSRWPAFPAFRAFLTFLYRYSVSGPHRLPLEAHISHFIHNVPFPSPQRPRILVQMSPYDNLLLCQPVSSPLPLSGASFLQLLQNLGPELAITLLLAVLTEHKLLVHSLRPDLLTSVCEALVSMIFPLQWQCPYIPLCPLVLADVLSAPVPFIVGIHSSYFDLHDPPSDVICVDLDTNTLFQTEEKKPLSPRTLPRRPYKVLLATLTNLYQQLDQTYTGPEEEASLEFLLTDYEAVCGRRARLEREVQGAFLRFMSCLLKGYRDFLRPLTEPPSEGVRDVDNLFFLQGFLKSRERSSHKLYSQLLRTQMFSQFIEECSFGSVRHAALEFFDSCVDKVHPEQEKPEPTPLVELEELSGSELTVFITPPEEPPMPEGSEPSPQYCYDGFPELRAELFESPQEQPGALPVPGPSRSAPSSPAPRRTKQEMKVAQRVAQKSAAVPELWARCLLGHCYGLWFLCLPAYVRSAPSRVQALHTAYQVLRQMENHKVVLPDEVCYRVLMQLCSHYGQPVLSVRVMLEMRQAGIVPNTITYGYYNKAVLESKWPSGTPGGRLRWAKLRNVVLGAAQFRQPLRERRQQQQQQQQQKQQPQQAAAAQEAGSSQTGPYLERLSPTRPLHRQTTWAGRSLRDSASPTGRLVKSGSLGSARGAQPTVEAGVAHMIEALGVLEPQGSPARWHDGSLSDLSLAGEELAAGGSPGDSGSALSTQSTEAPEGLRGHLAKASRRQDEASTPRRGLGARLQQLLTPSRRSSASRIAPPELPSDLPPSTRRSPMDSLLHPRERPGSTASESSASLGSEWDLSESSVSSLSLPRSSERLSETPGSFQPPSLEILLSSCSLCRACDSLVYDEEIMAGWAPDDSNLNTTCPFCACPFVPLLSVQTLDFRPSVPSPKPVPAGACGSKDAPDPGGPGPVLSDRRLCLALDEPQLCNGHMGGASRRVEGGAWAYLSPLVLRKELESLVENEGSEVLALPELPAAHPIIFWNLLWYFQRLRLPSILPCLVLASCDGPSTSQAPSPWLMPDPASVQVRLLWDVLTPDPNSCPPLYVLWRVHSQIPQRVAWPGPAPASLSLDLLESVLRYVGLNEVHKAIGLLLETLGPPPTGLHLQRGIYREILFLTMAALGKDHVDIASFDKRYKSAFNKLASSMGKEELRQRRAQMPTPKAIDCRKYFGAPLEC; this is encoded by the exons GGTGTTGTATGAAGGGAAGGAACGTCCCAAGCCTGGTTTTCAAGTCCTAGACACGACACCCTACAGCCACTCAGCCAACCTGGCCCCTCCAGGCCCTGGGCACCCTCGAACCTACCTCACTTACCGGCGGGCagcagagggggcagggctgcATGCCTTGGGCATCACTGACCTGTGCCTGGTACTGCCTAGCAAGGGTGAGGGCACTCCTCACACCTACTGCCGACTGCCCCGCAACCTCAACCCTGGCAtg AACTCCCCTGGGCCTCTTGGTCCTTCTCTGGGATCCCTGGTTCCTTCCTCTGGAGCCTCATGGACCCTCCTCCTTTTGGGTGCTCCCCACTCTGCCGGGGGTGCAGAGCTGCTAGGCCGCTACCCAGAGGAGGACAATGAGGCGTTTCCGCTGCCTGAGTCAGTGCCCGTGTTCTGCCTGCCCATGGGGGCCactattgagtgctggcctgcccaGACCAAGTACCCGGTGCCTGTCTTCTCCACCTTTGTGCTGACGGGTGCAGCTGGTGATaag GTGTACGGTGCTGCCCTGCAGTTCCATGAGGCATTCCCGCGGGCTAGGCTGTCGGAGCGGCAATCACGCGCCCTGGGCCTGCTGAGCGCTGTGGAACGAGGCCGGGCGCTGGGGGGCCGAGTGGTGCGCAGCCGGCGCGCCATTGCTGTGCTGTCCCGCTGGCCTGCCTTCCCGGCTTTCCGCGCCTTCCTCACCTTCCTCTACCGCTACTCCGTCTCGGGCCCCCACCGCCTGCCCTTGGAAGC GCACATCTCCCACTTCATTCACAAcgtccccttcccttccccacagagACCCCGCATCCTGGTGCAG ATGTCTCCCTATGACAATCTGCTCCTCTGCCAGCCTGTATCTTCACCCCTACCACTCAG TGGTGCCAgcttcctgcagctgctgcagaacCTGGGCCCTGAGCTGGCCATCACGCTGCTGCTGGCTGTGCTCACGGAGCACAAGCTACTAGTCCATTCACTGCGTCCAGACCTGCTCACCAGCGTCTGTGAGGCCCTTGTCTCT ATGATCTTCCCGCTGCAGTGGCAGTGCCCCTACATTCCTCTGTGCCCGTTGGTGCTGGCCGACGTGCTGAGTGCCCCCGTGCCCTTCATTGTGGGTATCCACTCCAGCTACTTCGATCTGCATGACCCGCCTTCTGATGTCATCTGTGTTGATCTTGACACCAACACGTTATTCCA GACTGAAGAAAAGAAGCCCCTCTCCCCTCGGACCCTGCCCCGCAGACCCTACAAGGTTCTGCTGGCTACACTGACAAACCTATACCAGCAGCTGGATCAGA CATACACTGGTCCCGAGGAGGAGGCATCCCTGGAGTTCCTGCTGACAGACTATGAGGCTGTGTGCGGCCGCCGAGCCCGGCTGGAGCGTGAAGTCCAGGGGGCCTTCCTTCGCTTCATGTCCTGTCTGCTCAAGGGCTACCGGGACTTCCTGCGTCCACTCACCGAGCCCCCCTCTGAAGGGGTTCGTGATGTTGACAACCTCTTCTTCCTGCAGG GCTTCCTCAAGTCCCGGGAGCGCTCTAGCCACAAGCTGTACTCTCAGCTGCTGCGCACGCAGATGTTCTCACAGTTCATCGAGGAGTGCTCGTTTGGCTCTGTTCGGCACGCTGCCCTTGAATTCTTTGACTCTTGCGTTGACAAG GTCCACCCAGAGCAGGAGAAGCCTGAGCCAACACCCTTGGTGGAGCTGGAGGAGCTGTCAGGAAGTGAACTCACCGTCTTTATCACACCTCCGGAGGAGCCCCCCATGCCAGAGGGCAGTGAACCCTCTCCCCAGTACTG cTATGATGGATTTCCAGAGCTACGGGCCGAGCTGTTTGAGTCTCCCCAGGAGCAACCCGGGGCTCTGCCTGTGCCAGGCCCATCCCGTAGCGCCCCTAGCAGCCCTGCCCCTCGCCGTACCAAACAG GAGATGAAGGTCGCGCAGCGGGTGGCGCAGAAATCTGCAGCAGTGCCTGAGCTGTGGGCCCGGTGCCTGCTGGGACACTGCTACGGGCTGTGGTTCCTGTGTTTGCCTGCCTATGTACGGTCAGCACCATCCCGGGTGCAGGCATTGCACACGGCCTACCAGGTGCTCCGCCAGATGGAGAACCACAAGGTGGTGCTGCCTGATGAG GTGTGCTACCGGGTGCTGATGCAGCTCTGCTCGCACTATGGGCAGCCTGTGCTGTCTGTGCGGGTCATGCTGGAGATGCGGCAGGCAGGCATCGTGCCCAACACCATCACCTACGGCTACTACAACAAG GCTGTGCTGGAAAGCAAGTGGCCGTCTGGTACACCGGGTGGGCGTCTGCGCTGGGCCAAGCTTCGGAATGTTGTCCTGGGGGCTGCTCAGTTTCGCCAGCCCTTGAGAGaacggcggcagcagcagcagcagcagcagcagcagaaacagCAGCCGCaacaagcagcagcagcacaagAGGCAGGCAGCTCCCAGACAG GGCCCTATCTGGAGCGTCTCTCCCCTACCCGCCCCCTTCATCGCCAGACTACTTGGGCTGGGCGGAGCCTGCGGGACTCGGCCTCACCCACGGGGCGTCTGGTGAAGAGTGGCAGCCTGGGCAGTGCCCGAGGAGCACAGCCCACTGTGGAGGCTGGCGTGGCCCACA TGATAGAGGCCTTGGGGGTACTGGAGCCCCAGGGATCACCTGCTCGCTGGCACGATGGAAGCCTCTCAGACCTGAGCCTGGCCGGGGAGGAGCTGGCAGCTGGTGGCAGCCCAGGAGACTCAGGCTCAGCCCTGAGTACCCAGTCCACTGAAGCCCCAGAAGGGCTACGTGGACATTTGGCCAAGGCTAGTAGGCGTCAGGATGAGGCCAGCACCCCACGACGCGGGCTGGGTGCCCGCCTCCAACAGTTGCTCACTCCTTCCCGCCGCTCCTCTGCCTCTCGCATCGCCCCACCTGAGTTGCCTTCCGACCTGCCTCCCTCAACTCGCCGCAGCCCCATGGATAGCCTCCTGCACCCTCGGGAGCGCCCTGGATCCACTGCCTCTGAG AGCTCCGCCTCTCTAGGCAGTGAGTGGGACCTCTCAGAATCTTCTGTCAGTAGCCTGAGCCTTCCTCGTTCCTCAGAGCGCCTCAGTGAAACCCCCGGATCCTTTCAGCCACCTTCCCTGGAA ATTCTGCTGTCTAGCTGCTCCTTGTGCCGTGCCTGTGACTCGCTGGTATATGATGAGGAGATTATGGCTGGCTGGGCACCTGATGACTCCAACCTCAACACAACCTGCCCCTTCTGTGCCTGCCCCTTTGTGCCCCTGCTCAGCGTCCAGACTCTTGATTTCCGCCCCAG TGTCCCCAGCCCTAAGCCTGTTCCTGCTGGTGCCTGTGGCAGCAAAGATGCTCCTGACCCTGggggcccaggccctgtgctcagtgACCGCAGGCTCTGCCTTGCCCTAGATGAGCCCCAGCTCTGCAACGGGCACATGGGG GGTGCCTCCCGGCGGGTCGAGGGTGGGGCATGGGCATACCTGAGCCCCCTGGTGCTGCGTAAAGAGCTGGAGTCACTGGTAGAGAATGAGGGCAGTGAAGTACTGGCGTTGCCTGagctgcctgctgcccaccccaTTATCTTCTGGAACCTTCTGTGGTATTTCCAGCGGCTGCGCCTGCCCAGTATTCTGCCATGCCTGGTGCTGGCCTCCTGCGATGGGCCCTCAACCTCCCAG GCCCCGTCTCCTTGGCTAATGCCTGATCCAGCGTCTGTGCAGGTGCGGCTGCTGTGGGATgtcctgacccctgaccccaaTAGCTGCCCCCCTCTCTATGTGCTCTGGAGGGTCCACA GCCAGATCCCCCAACGGGTGGCATGGCCAGGCCCAGCGCCTGCATCCCTTAGCCTGGATTTGCTGGAGTCGGTGCTGCGTTATGTTGGTCTCAATGAGGTGCACAAGGCTATAGGGCTCCTGCTAGAAACTCTAGGACCCCCTCCCACAGGCCTGCACCTGCAGAG GGGCATCTACCGTGAGATCTTATTCCTGACAATGGCTGCTTTGGGCAAGGACCATGTGGACATAG CATCCTTCGACAAGAGGTACAAGTCTGCCTTTAACAAGCTGGCCAGCAGCATGGGCAAGGAAGAGCTGAGACAGCGGCGGGCACAGATGCCCACTCCAAAGGCCATTGATTGCCGAAAATATTTTGGAGCACCTCTGGAATGCTAG
- the DENND4B gene encoding DENN domain-containing protein 4B isoform X3, which produces MEADAVSEGGAMAEERPPRLVDYFVIAGLAGSGAPIPEETWVPEPSGPLRPPRPAEPITDVAVIARALGEEVPQGYTCIQASAGGHPLELSAGLLGGTQPVICYRRGRDKPPLVELGVLYEGKERPKPGFQVLDTTPYSHSANLAPPGPGHPRTYLTYRRAAEGAGLHALGITDLCLVLPSKGEGTPHTYCRLPRNLNPGMNSPGPLGPSLGSLVPSSGASWTLLLLGAPHSAGGAELLGRYPEEDNEAFPLPESVPVFCLPMGATIECWPAQTKYPVPVFSTFVLTGAAGDKVYGAALQFHEAFPRARLSERQSRALGLLSAVERGRALGGRVVRSRRAIAVLSRWPAFPAFRAFLTFLYRYSVSGPHRLPLEAHISHFIHNVPFPSPQRPRILVQMSPYDNLLLCQPVSSPLPLSGASFLQLLQNLGPELAITLLLAVLTEHKLLVHSLRPDLLTSVCEALVSMIFPLQWQCPYIPLCPLVLADVLSAPVPFIVGIHSSYFDLHDPPSDVICVDLDTNTLFQTEEKKPLSPRTLPRRPYKVLLATLTNLYQQLDQTYTGPEEEASLEFLLTDYEAVCGRRARLEREVQGAFLRFMSCLLKGYRDFLRPLTEPPSEGVRDVDNLFFLQGFLKSRERSSHKLYSQLLRTQMFSQFIEECSFGSVRHAALEFFDSCVDKVHPEQEKPEPTPLVELEELSGSELTVFITPPEEPPMPEGSEPSPQYCYDGFPELRAELFESPQEQPGALPVPGPSRSAPSSPAPRRTKQEMKVAQRVAQKSAAVPELWARCLLGHCYGLWFLCLPAYVRSAPSRVQALHTAYQVLRQMENHKVVLPDEVCYRVLMQLCSHYGQPVLSVRVMLEMRQAGIVPNTITYGYYNKAVLESKWPSGTPGGRLRWAKLRNVVLGAAQFRQPLRERRQQQQQQQQQKQQPQQAAAAQEAGSSQTGPYLERLSPTRPLHRQTTWAGRSLRDSASPTGRLVKSGSLGSARGAQPTVEAGVAHMIEALGVLEPQGSPARWHDGSLSDLSLAGEELAAGGSPGDSGSALSTQSTEAPEGLRGHLAKASRRQDEASTPRRGLGARLQQLLTPSRRSSASRIAPPELPSDLPPSTRRSPMDSLLHPRERPGSTASESSASLGSEWDLSESSVSSLSLPRSSERLSETPGSFQPPSLEILLSSCSLCRACDSLVYDEEIMAGWAPDDSNLNTTCPFCACPFVPLLSVQTLDFRPSVPSPKPVPAGACGSKDAPDPGGPGPVLSDRRLCLALDEPQLCNGHMGGASRRVEGGAWAYLSPLVLRKELESLVENEGSEVLALPELPAAHPIIFWNLLWYFQRLRLPSILPCLVLASCDGPSTSQAPSPWLMPDPASVQVRLLWDVLTPDPNSCPPLYVLWRVHSQIPQRVAWPGPAPASLSLDLLESVLRYVGLNEVHKAIGLLLETLGPPPTGLHLQRGIYREILFLTMAALGKDHVDIASFDKRYKSAFNKLASSMGKEELRQRRAQMPTPKAIDCRKYFGAPLEC; this is translated from the exons GGTGTTGTATGAAGGGAAGGAACGTCCCAAGCCTGGTTTTCAAGTCCTAGACACGACACCCTACAGCCACTCAGCCAACCTGGCCCCTCCAGGCCCTGGGCACCCTCGAACCTACCTCACTTACCGGCGGGCagcagagggggcagggctgcATGCCTTGGGCATCACTGACCTGTGCCTGGTACTGCCTAGCAAGGGTGAGGGCACTCCTCACACCTACTGCCGACTGCCCCGCAACCTCAACCCTGGCAtg AACTCCCCTGGGCCTCTTGGTCCTTCTCTGGGATCCCTGGTTCCTTCCTCTGGAGCCTCATGGACCCTCCTCCTTTTGGGTGCTCCCCACTCTGCCGGGGGTGCAGAGCTGCTAGGCCGCTACCCAGAGGAGGACAATGAGGCGTTTCCGCTGCCTGAGTCAGTGCCCGTGTTCTGCCTGCCCATGGGGGCCactattgagtgctggcctgcccaGACCAAGTACCCGGTGCCTGTCTTCTCCACCTTTGTGCTGACGGGTGCAGCTGGTGATaag GTGTACGGTGCTGCCCTGCAGTTCCATGAGGCATTCCCGCGGGCTAGGCTGTCGGAGCGGCAATCACGCGCCCTGGGCCTGCTGAGCGCTGTGGAACGAGGCCGGGCGCTGGGGGGCCGAGTGGTGCGCAGCCGGCGCGCCATTGCTGTGCTGTCCCGCTGGCCTGCCTTCCCGGCTTTCCGCGCCTTCCTCACCTTCCTCTACCGCTACTCCGTCTCGGGCCCCCACCGCCTGCCCTTGGAAGC GCACATCTCCCACTTCATTCACAAcgtccccttcccttccccacagagACCCCGCATCCTGGTGCAG ATGTCTCCCTATGACAATCTGCTCCTCTGCCAGCCTGTATCTTCACCCCTACCACTCAG TGGTGCCAgcttcctgcagctgctgcagaacCTGGGCCCTGAGCTGGCCATCACGCTGCTGCTGGCTGTGCTCACGGAGCACAAGCTACTAGTCCATTCACTGCGTCCAGACCTGCTCACCAGCGTCTGTGAGGCCCTTGTCTCT ATGATCTTCCCGCTGCAGTGGCAGTGCCCCTACATTCCTCTGTGCCCGTTGGTGCTGGCCGACGTGCTGAGTGCCCCCGTGCCCTTCATTGTGGGTATCCACTCCAGCTACTTCGATCTGCATGACCCGCCTTCTGATGTCATCTGTGTTGATCTTGACACCAACACGTTATTCCA GACTGAAGAAAAGAAGCCCCTCTCCCCTCGGACCCTGCCCCGCAGACCCTACAAGGTTCTGCTGGCTACACTGACAAACCTATACCAGCAGCTGGATCAGA CATACACTGGTCCCGAGGAGGAGGCATCCCTGGAGTTCCTGCTGACAGACTATGAGGCTGTGTGCGGCCGCCGAGCCCGGCTGGAGCGTGAAGTCCAGGGGGCCTTCCTTCGCTTCATGTCCTGTCTGCTCAAGGGCTACCGGGACTTCCTGCGTCCACTCACCGAGCCCCCCTCTGAAGGGGTTCGTGATGTTGACAACCTCTTCTTCCTGCAGG GCTTCCTCAAGTCCCGGGAGCGCTCTAGCCACAAGCTGTACTCTCAGCTGCTGCGCACGCAGATGTTCTCACAGTTCATCGAGGAGTGCTCGTTTGGCTCTGTTCGGCACGCTGCCCTTGAATTCTTTGACTCTTGCGTTGACAAG GTCCACCCAGAGCAGGAGAAGCCTGAGCCAACACCCTTGGTGGAGCTGGAGGAGCTGTCAGGAAGTGAACTCACCGTCTTTATCACACCTCCGGAGGAGCCCCCCATGCCAGAGGGCAGTGAACCCTCTCCCCAGTACTG cTATGATGGATTTCCAGAGCTACGGGCCGAGCTGTTTGAGTCTCCCCAGGAGCAACCCGGGGCTCTGCCTGTGCCAGGCCCATCCCGTAGCGCCCCTAGCAGCCCTGCCCCTCGCCGTACCAAACAG GAGATGAAGGTCGCGCAGCGGGTGGCGCAGAAATCTGCAGCAGTGCCTGAGCTGTGGGCCCGGTGCCTGCTGGGACACTGCTACGGGCTGTGGTTCCTGTGTTTGCCTGCCTATGTACGGTCAGCACCATCCCGGGTGCAGGCATTGCACACGGCCTACCAGGTGCTCCGCCAGATGGAGAACCACAAGGTGGTGCTGCCTGATGAG GTGTGCTACCGGGTGCTGATGCAGCTCTGCTCGCACTATGGGCAGCCTGTGCTGTCTGTGCGGGTCATGCTGGAGATGCGGCAGGCAGGCATCGTGCCCAACACCATCACCTACGGCTACTACAACAAG GCTGTGCTGGAAAGCAAGTGGCCGTCTGGTACACCGGGTGGGCGTCTGCGCTGGGCCAAGCTTCGGAATGTTGTCCTGGGGGCTGCTCAGTTTCGCCAGCCCTTGAGAGaacggcggcagcagcagcagcagcagcagcagcagaaacagCAGCCGCaacaagcagcagcagcacaagAGGCAGGCAGCTCCCAGACAG GGCCCTATCTGGAGCGTCTCTCCCCTACCCGCCCCCTTCATCGCCAGACTACTTGGGCTGGGCGGAGCCTGCGGGACTCGGCCTCACCCACGGGGCGTCTGGTGAAGAGTGGCAGCCTGGGCAGTGCCCGAGGAGCACAGCCCACTGTGGAGGCTGGCGTGGCCCACA TGATAGAGGCCTTGGGGGTACTGGAGCCCCAGGGATCACCTGCTCGCTGGCACGATGGAAGCCTCTCAGACCTGAGCCTGGCCGGGGAGGAGCTGGCAGCTGGTGGCAGCCCAGGAGACTCAGGCTCAGCCCTGAGTACCCAGTCCACTGAAGCCCCAGAAGGGCTACGTGGACATTTGGCCAAGGCTAGTAGGCGTCAGGATGAGGCCAGCACCCCACGACGCGGGCTGGGTGCCCGCCTCCAACAGTTGCTCACTCCTTCCCGCCGCTCCTCTGCCTCTCGCATCGCCCCACCTGAGTTGCCTTCCGACCTGCCTCCCTCAACTCGCCGCAGCCCCATGGATAGCCTCCTGCACCCTCGGGAGCGCCCTGGATCCACTGCCTCTGAG AGCTCCGCCTCTCTAGGCAGTGAGTGGGACCTCTCAGAATCTTCTGTCAGTAGCCTGAGCCTTCCTCGTTCCTCAGAGCGCCTCAGTGAAACCCCCGGATCCTTTCAGCCACCTTCCCTGGAA ATTCTGCTGTCTAGCTGCTCCTTGTGCCGTGCCTGTGACTCGCTGGTATATGATGAGGAGATTATGGCTGGCTGGGCACCTGATGACTCCAACCTCAACACAACCTGCCCCTTCTGTGCCTGCCCCTTTGTGCCCCTGCTCAGCGTCCAGACTCTTGATTTCCGCCCCAG TGTCCCCAGCCCTAAGCCTGTTCCTGCTGGTGCCTGTGGCAGCAAAGATGCTCCTGACCCTGggggcccaggccctgtgctcagtgACCGCAGGCTCTGCCTTGCCCTAGATGAGCCCCAGCTCTGCAACGGGCACATGGGG GGTGCCTCCCGGCGGGTCGAGGGTGGGGCATGGGCATACCTGAGCCCCCTGGTGCTGCGTAAAGAGCTGGAGTCACTGGTAGAGAATGAGGGCAGTGAAGTACTGGCGTTGCCTGagctgcctgctgcccaccccaTTATCTTCTGGAACCTTCTGTGGTATTTCCAGCGGCTGCGCCTGCCCAGTATTCTGCCATGCCTGGTGCTGGCCTCCTGCGATGGGCCCTCAACCTCCCAG GCCCCGTCTCCTTGGCTAATGCCTGATCCAGCGTCTGTGCAGGTGCGGCTGCTGTGGGATgtcctgacccctgaccccaaTAGCTGCCCCCCTCTCTATGTGCTCTGGAGGGTCCACA GCCAGATCCCCCAACGGGTGGCATGGCCAGGCCCAGCGCCTGCATCCCTTAGCCTGGATTTGCTGGAGTCGGTGCTGCGTTATGTTGGTCTCAATGAGGTGCACAAGGCTATAGGGCTCCTGCTAGAAACTCTAGGACCCCCTCCCACAGGCCTGCACCTGCAGAG GGGCATCTACCGTGAGATCTTATTCCTGACAATGGCTGCTTTGGGCAAGGACCATGTGGACATAG CATCCTTCGACAAGAGGTACAAGTCTGCCTTTAACAAGCTGGCCAGCAGCATGGGCAAGGAAGAGCTGAGACAGCGGCGGGCACAGATGCCCACTCCAAAGGCCATTGATTGCCGAAAATATTTTGGAGCACCTCTGGAATGCTAG